One Amycolatopsis sp. NBC_00355 genomic window carries:
- a CDS encoding GH1 family beta-glucosidase — protein MTSSFPPGFRWGVATSAFQIEGATRADGRGPSIWDTFAATPGAIAGGDTGEPAAEHYERWEQDLELLGELGVDSYRFSVSWPRVQPEGRGRVEWRGLHFYRRLVEGLRDHGIEPFLTLYHWDLPQALEDEGGWRARDTAHRFADYAALVHEELGDLVDHWTTLNEPYPCAVAGYGEGRHAPGAKEGHGALAAAHHLLLGHGLAVQAMRAQAAHTHRFGVVLNQSPAVPVTDSAADAAAAARQDTLLRRQFTEPLFGGRYAPGLKAMFGAASDFSFRHDGDLETIGVPLDYLGVNYYYRQHVADAPPREPDPARRTLADIGVDTTRLPDVPRTGMGWPVEPEGLTEALVALHNGYPDLPPLYVTENGCVYPDRSDFADYERITFLSDHLAAAQEAIDAGVDLRGYFAWSLLDNFEWAHGYKHRFGLVHVDYETQRRTPRASYRWYRDHIAAQSTP, from the coding sequence GTGACTTCCAGTTTCCCGCCCGGCTTCCGCTGGGGTGTGGCCACATCGGCGTTCCAGATCGAGGGCGCCACCCGCGCGGACGGCCGTGGACCGTCCATTTGGGACACTTTCGCCGCCACGCCGGGGGCGATCGCCGGTGGCGACACCGGCGAGCCCGCGGCCGAGCACTACGAACGCTGGGAGCAGGATCTCGAGCTGCTCGGCGAGCTCGGCGTCGACTCCTACCGGTTCTCCGTGTCGTGGCCCCGGGTGCAGCCGGAGGGCCGCGGCCGCGTCGAGTGGCGCGGCCTGCACTTCTACCGGCGGCTGGTGGAAGGGTTGCGGGACCACGGGATCGAGCCGTTCCTGACGCTCTACCACTGGGACCTGCCCCAAGCCCTGGAGGACGAAGGCGGCTGGCGGGCGCGGGACACGGCCCACCGGTTCGCCGACTACGCCGCGCTGGTCCACGAGGAGCTGGGTGACCTCGTCGACCACTGGACGACGCTCAACGAGCCGTACCCGTGCGCGGTCGCGGGTTACGGCGAGGGCCGGCACGCGCCCGGGGCGAAGGAGGGCCACGGCGCACTCGCCGCCGCCCACCACCTGCTGCTCGGCCACGGCCTGGCGGTGCAGGCGATGCGGGCGCAGGCGGCGCACACGCACCGGTTCGGCGTCGTGCTCAACCAGTCCCCGGCGGTGCCGGTGACGGACTCGGCGGCCGACGCCGCGGCGGCCGCGCGGCAGGACACGTTGCTGCGCCGGCAGTTCACCGAGCCGTTGTTCGGCGGCCGGTACGCGCCGGGCCTGAAAGCGATGTTCGGGGCCGCGTCGGACTTCTCGTTCCGCCACGACGGCGACCTGGAAACGATCGGCGTGCCGCTGGACTACCTGGGCGTCAACTACTACTACCGGCAGCACGTCGCGGACGCGCCCCCGCGCGAGCCGGACCCGGCGCGGCGGACCCTCGCCGACATCGGCGTCGACACGACCCGCCTGCCGGACGTCCCGCGCACCGGGATGGGCTGGCCGGTCGAGCCGGAGGGCCTCACCGAAGCCCTGGTCGCGCTGCACAACGGCTACCCGGACCTGCCGCCGCTGTACGTCACCGAGAACGGCTGCGTCTACCCGGACCGCAGCGACTTCGCCGACTACGAGCGCATCACGTTCCTGAGCGACCACCTGGCGGCGGCCCAGGAAGCGATCGACGCGGGCGTCGACCTGCGCGGCTACTTCGCCTGGTCACTGCTGGACAACTTCGAGTGGGCCCACGGCTACAAGCACCGCTTCGGCCTGGTGCACGTCGACTACGAGACCCAGCGCCGGACGCCGAGGGCGAGTTACCGCTGGTACCGCGACCACATCGCGGCCCAGAGCACCCCGTAA
- a CDS encoding AMP-dependent synthetase/ligase translates to MREYSAPAGKPVADDENMSDVVWANAERFSDVVSFRRQVDGSWLDVTAKEFAGEVLAVAKGMAQAGIGRGDRVAIMSKTRYEWTLIDFAIWAAGAVTVPIYDTSSPEQVYWILSDSAAKGVFVETNAHAGAVDEIRDRLTVLDHTWQIEGDSPAVEELSALGATLSDDELHERRREVVADELATIVYTSGTTGRPKGVELTHRNLLAEIRADIEAFPQLMEQGNSLLCFLPLAHVLARAIAVTALTARVTLGHTPDVKNLVPDLGTFRPTFVVAVPRVFEKVYNSAKQKAHGDGKGKIFDAAEAVAVAYSEAQDKGGAGLGLKAKHLVFDKLVYGKLRAALGGRCVAAVSGGAPLGARLAHFFRGIGVPVFEGYGLTETSAAANVNTQSAFRVGTVGKPVNGTSVRIADDGEVLLKGDVVFRAYFNNPQATAEALTDGWFHTGDLGELDVDGFLKITGRKKEIIVTAGGKNVAPSGLEDTIKAAPLVSQAMVVGDQRPFIAALVTVDEEYFPSWKSQHGKPAGASVADLASDADLLAEIQAAVDEANKTVSKAEAIKKFTVLANDFTEQGGEITPSLKLKRNVVTKNYATDIESLYKK, encoded by the coding sequence GTGCGCGAATACAGCGCTCCCGCCGGCAAGCCGGTGGCCGACGACGAGAACATGTCCGATGTCGTCTGGGCTAACGCGGAGCGGTTCTCCGACGTGGTCAGCTTCCGGCGACAGGTGGACGGCAGCTGGCTGGACGTCACGGCCAAGGAGTTCGCCGGCGAGGTGCTGGCCGTCGCCAAGGGCATGGCCCAGGCCGGGATCGGCCGCGGCGACCGCGTCGCGATCATGTCGAAGACGCGGTACGAGTGGACGCTGATCGACTTCGCGATCTGGGCGGCCGGCGCCGTCACGGTCCCGATCTACGACACGTCTTCGCCCGAACAGGTGTACTGGATCCTCTCGGACTCGGCCGCCAAGGGCGTGTTCGTCGAGACGAACGCGCACGCCGGCGCGGTCGACGAGATCCGCGACCGGCTGACGGTCCTGGACCACACCTGGCAGATCGAGGGCGACTCCCCCGCCGTCGAGGAGCTGTCCGCGCTCGGCGCGACGCTGTCCGACGACGAGCTGCACGAGCGCCGCCGCGAGGTCGTCGCCGACGAGCTCGCCACGATCGTCTACACCTCGGGCACCACCGGCCGCCCCAAGGGCGTCGAGCTGACCCACCGGAACCTCCTAGCGGAGATCCGCGCCGACATCGAGGCGTTCCCGCAGCTGATGGAGCAGGGCAACTCGCTGCTGTGCTTCCTGCCGCTGGCGCACGTCCTGGCCCGCGCGATCGCCGTGACGGCGCTCACCGCCCGGGTCACCCTCGGGCACACGCCCGACGTCAAGAACCTGGTTCCCGACCTGGGCACCTTCCGGCCGACGTTCGTGGTCGCCGTGCCGCGAGTGTTCGAGAAGGTCTACAACTCCGCGAAGCAGAAAGCCCACGGCGACGGCAAGGGCAAGATCTTCGACGCCGCCGAGGCCGTCGCGGTCGCCTACAGCGAGGCCCAGGACAAGGGCGGCGCCGGGCTGGGCCTGAAGGCCAAGCACCTGGTGTTCGACAAGCTCGTCTACGGCAAGCTGCGCGCAGCCCTCGGCGGCCGCTGCGTGGCGGCGGTGTCGGGCGGCGCCCCGCTCGGCGCGCGGCTGGCGCACTTCTTCCGCGGCATCGGCGTCCCGGTGTTCGAGGGGTACGGCCTGACCGAGACGTCGGCGGCGGCGAACGTCAACACGCAGTCGGCGTTCCGCGTCGGCACGGTCGGCAAGCCGGTCAACGGCACGTCGGTCCGCATCGCCGACGACGGCGAGGTGCTGCTCAAGGGCGACGTCGTGTTCCGGGCGTACTTCAACAACCCGCAGGCGACGGCCGAAGCGCTCACCGACGGCTGGTTCCACACCGGCGACCTCGGCGAGCTGGACGTCGACGGCTTCCTCAAGATCACCGGCCGCAAGAAGGAGATCATCGTGACGGCGGGCGGCAAGAACGTCGCCCCGTCCGGCCTCGAGGACACCATCAAGGCGGCCCCGCTGGTGAGCCAGGCGATGGTGGTCGGCGACCAGCGCCCGTTCATCGCGGCGCTGGTGACGGTGGACGAGGAGTACTTCCCGTCCTGGAAGTCCCAGCACGGCAAGCCCGCCGGCGCGTCGGTCGCGGACCTCGCGTCGGACGCCGACCTGCTGGCGGAAATCCAGGCGGCGGTCGACGAGGCCAACAAGACGGTCTCGAAAGCCGAGGCGATCAAGAAGTTCACGGTGCTGGCCAACGACTTCACCGAACAGGGCGGCGAGATCACGCCGAGCCTGAAGCTGAAGCGCAACGTGGTCACCAAGAACTACGCGACCGACATCGAGTCCCTGTACAAGAAGTAG
- a CDS encoding polyketide cyclase / dehydrase and lipid transport — translation MNQAPPALDVVDETFLVVPPATVAAVFADPRSWTRYWPDLVLEVYTDRGDKGLRWTVRGALVGTMEVWLEPVLDGTLLHYFLRATPADAAGTPRALAPRDLRREFDRRARAAKAIALGLKEILEDGREPGVPPRADD, via the coding sequence GTGAACCAGGCACCACCCGCTCTCGACGTCGTCGACGAGACGTTCCTCGTCGTCCCGCCCGCCACCGTGGCCGCGGTCTTCGCCGATCCGAGGTCCTGGACGCGCTACTGGCCGGACCTGGTGCTCGAGGTCTACACCGACCGGGGGGACAAGGGCCTGCGCTGGACCGTGCGGGGTGCGCTCGTCGGTACCATGGAGGTCTGGCTCGAGCCGGTGCTCGACGGCACTCTGCTGCACTACTTCCTGCGGGCGACCCCCGCCGACGCGGCCGGGACGCCCCGGGCGCTGGCGCCGCGCGACCTGCGCCGGGAGTTCGACCGGCGGGCCCGCGCGGCGAAGGCGATCGCACTCGGGCTCAAGGAGATCCTGGAGGACGGGCGTGAGCCCGGCGTTCCTCCTCGCGCCGACGACTAA
- a CDS encoding metallophosphoesterase family protein — protein sequence MRVHVVSDVHGNADALKRAGDGADALVVLGDLLDFVDYREHEKGIMGALFGAEKVGEFARLRREGTRDETVAYSRTLWASLEDPAAAVDEAIREQYATLFAAMTAPTYATPGNVDTPALWPEFAGEGIRVLDGEVAEIGGLRFGFVGGALLPDGVVPRRRKGAAWRPYLRDRADYDASVAALTEVDVLCTHAPPALPELTYDVVARRSELGSAALLDLIREQRPRWSVFGHVHQPLAARARVGLTECRNVGHFKETGQPYVLRW from the coding sequence GTGCGGGTACACGTCGTCTCGGACGTGCACGGCAACGCGGACGCGCTGAAGCGGGCCGGGGACGGGGCCGACGCCCTCGTCGTGCTCGGTGACCTGCTCGACTTCGTGGACTACCGCGAGCACGAGAAGGGCATCATGGGCGCCCTGTTCGGCGCCGAGAAGGTCGGTGAGTTCGCCCGGCTGCGCCGCGAGGGCACCCGTGACGAAACCGTTGCCTACTCGCGGACGCTCTGGGCGAGTCTCGAAGACCCGGCCGCGGCCGTCGACGAGGCCATCCGCGAGCAGTACGCGACGCTGTTCGCGGCGATGACCGCGCCGACGTACGCCACACCCGGCAACGTCGACACCCCGGCGCTGTGGCCGGAGTTCGCGGGCGAGGGCATCCGGGTGCTGGACGGCGAGGTCGCCGAGATCGGCGGCCTGCGGTTCGGCTTCGTCGGCGGCGCGCTGCTGCCCGACGGTGTCGTCCCGCGCCGCCGCAAGGGCGCCGCCTGGCGCCCCTACCTGCGCGATCGCGCGGACTACGACGCGAGTGTGGCGGCGCTCACCGAGGTCGACGTCCTCTGCACGCACGCCCCGCCGGCGCTGCCCGAGCTGACCTACGACGTCGTGGCGCGCCGCAGCGAGCTCGGGTCGGCGGCGCTGCTCGACCTCATTCGGGAACAGCGGCCCCGCTGGTCGGTGTTCGGTCACGTGCACCAGCCCCTGGCCGCCCGCGCCCGGGTCGGCCTGACCGAGTGCCGTAACGTGGGTCACTTCAAGGAGACCGGGCAGCCCTACGTGCTGCGCTGGTGA
- a CDS encoding SRPBCC family protein, which translates to MAEQSTQSIEVDAEPSRVMAVIADFPAYPEWAKAVRQTEVLDTDDGGRAKQVKLTLDAGPIKDVYTLSYEWDGDGLGVSWHLVKGQMQKAQNGRYALEDLGGRTRVTYTLSVELALPMIGLLRRKAEKMVMDTALKELKKRAEG; encoded by the coding sequence ATGGCCGAGCAGTCCACACAGTCCATCGAGGTCGACGCCGAGCCCAGCCGGGTGATGGCCGTGATCGCCGACTTCCCCGCCTACCCGGAATGGGCCAAGGCCGTCCGGCAGACCGAGGTCCTGGACACCGACGACGGAGGCCGGGCCAAGCAGGTCAAGCTGACCCTCGACGCGGGCCCGATCAAGGACGTCTACACCCTCTCCTACGAGTGGGACGGTGACGGCCTCGGCGTCAGCTGGCACCTGGTCAAGGGCCAGATGCAGAAGGCGCAGAACGGCCGGTACGCCCTCGAGGACCTCGGCGGCCGCACCCGCGTGACGTACACGCTTTCGGTGGAACTGGCACTGCCGATGATCGGGCTGCTCCGGCGCAAGGCCGAGAAGATGGTCATGGACACCGCGCTCAAGGAACTCAAGAAGCGGGCCGAGGGGTAA
- a CDS encoding ArsA family ATPase, whose amino-acid sequence MRILLFTGKGGVGKTTLAAATGAALAGHGGKTLVASTDPAHSLGDAFGHPLGAEPSEVDALLSAVQIDSRTLVDTTWDRLRAELRATLSGVGLDTLDAEELTVLPGVDELLALSEVRRLAEHGPWDTIVVDCGPTAETLRLLALPEAVSGYLTRVFGRRGRVTESVRRLGTHLDGLRALLTEPSVTTVRLVLTPERVVVAEARRTLSSLALRGIAVDGLIVNRLMPAPGFWRGGAAAWMRTRRTQQDAVLAELSGAGFEAVSRVEHRAVEPVGLPALLEIADELYRDGDPLAGNGTPVTPLLRIRPSAEGYTLRVAIPLGRDAEVDLARVDDDLAITVDGFRRLIALPESLRPCRITGAESDADGLLVSLAGDRGRR is encoded by the coding sequence GTGCGGATCCTGCTGTTCACCGGCAAGGGGGGTGTCGGGAAGACCACGCTGGCCGCGGCCACTGGCGCCGCGCTGGCCGGGCACGGCGGGAAAACCCTCGTCGCGTCCACGGACCCGGCGCACTCGCTCGGCGACGCCTTCGGCCACCCGCTCGGCGCCGAACCGTCCGAAGTGGACGCTCTGCTGTCGGCCGTCCAGATCGACTCCCGCACGCTCGTCGACACCACCTGGGACCGGCTGCGCGCCGAGCTGCGGGCGACCCTGTCCGGCGTGGGGCTCGACACCCTCGACGCCGAAGAGCTGACCGTGCTCCCGGGCGTCGACGAACTGCTCGCGCTGAGCGAGGTCCGGCGGCTGGCCGAACACGGGCCGTGGGACACGATCGTCGTCGACTGCGGCCCGACGGCCGAGACCCTGCGGCTGCTGGCGCTGCCCGAAGCCGTCTCCGGCTACCTGACCCGGGTGTTCGGGCGCCGCGGCCGGGTCACCGAGTCGGTGCGCCGCCTCGGCACCCACCTGGACGGCCTGCGCGCGCTGCTCACCGAGCCGTCGGTGACGACGGTCCGGCTCGTCCTGACACCCGAGCGGGTCGTCGTGGCCGAGGCCCGGCGCACGCTCAGCTCGCTCGCCCTGCGCGGCATCGCCGTCGACGGCCTGATCGTCAACCGGCTGATGCCCGCGCCGGGGTTCTGGCGCGGGGGCGCGGCGGCGTGGATGCGCACCCGCCGGACGCAGCAGGACGCCGTGCTGGCCGAACTCTCCGGCGCCGGGTTCGAGGCGGTGTCCCGGGTGGAGCACCGGGCCGTCGAGCCGGTCGGGCTGCCCGCGTTGCTGGAGATCGCCGACGAGCTCTACCGCGACGGTGACCCGCTGGCCGGCAACGGGACACCGGTCACGCCGCTGCTGCGGATCCGGCCGTCGGCCGAGGGCTACACGCTGCGCGTCGCGATCCCGCTGGGGCGGGACGCCGAGGTCGATCTCGCCCGCGTCGACGACGACCTGGCGATCACCGTGGACGGCTTCCGCAGGCTCATCGCCCTGCCGGAGTCGCTGCGGCCGTGCCGGATCACCGGCGCGGAATCCGACGCCGACGGCCTGCTCGTGAGCTTGGCCGGGGACCGGGGACGCCGGTGA
- a CDS encoding ROK family protein — MDVGGTSIRAGVVDERGSLLDTARVSTPTEEGALEDAIAGVIEDLRNRHEVAAVGLAVAGFVARDRRSVMFAPHLAWRGAPVADRIEKRVGLPVLLEHDVNSAIVGEHRFGAARGAQIAALVALGTGIGAGLLLDGKLYRGAYGVAPELGHLTVVRGGRPCPCGKYGCWERYCSGTALAATAVELLARHPGRSTVLAPQVAGDPGSVTGRRVAGAARDGDPIAQLAMAELAKWLGEGLALVADVFDPEIIVIGGGVSESAPLFLDEAREHYAGAITGARHRPLARIRTAHLGDDTAIVGAAALAVEMAKTPV, encoded by the coding sequence GTGGACGTCGGCGGGACGAGCATCCGGGCCGGTGTGGTGGACGAGCGCGGCTCGCTGCTCGACACGGCCCGGGTCTCGACGCCGACCGAGGAAGGCGCCCTCGAGGACGCCATCGCGGGCGTGATCGAGGACCTGCGCAACCGGCACGAGGTGGCGGCGGTCGGCCTGGCCGTCGCGGGCTTCGTCGCGCGCGACCGTCGGTCGGTGATGTTCGCGCCGCACCTGGCGTGGCGCGGCGCGCCGGTCGCCGACCGGATCGAGAAGCGCGTCGGCCTGCCGGTGCTGCTGGAGCACGACGTCAACTCGGCGATCGTCGGTGAGCACCGGTTCGGCGCGGCCCGCGGCGCGCAGATCGCCGCGCTGGTCGCGCTCGGCACCGGCATCGGCGCCGGTCTGCTGCTGGACGGCAAGCTCTACCGCGGCGCGTACGGCGTCGCCCCGGAGCTGGGTCACCTGACGGTGGTCCGCGGCGGCCGGCCGTGTCCGTGCGGCAAGTACGGCTGCTGGGAGCGTTACTGCAGCGGGACGGCGCTGGCGGCGACGGCGGTGGAGCTGCTCGCGCGGCACCCGGGCCGTTCGACGGTGCTGGCCCCGCAGGTCGCGGGCGACCCGGGCTCGGTGACGGGCCGCCGGGTGGCGGGCGCGGCCCGCGACGGCGACCCGATCGCCCAGCTGGCGATGGCGGAGCTGGCCAAGTGGCTGGGCGAGGGCTTGGCCCTGGTGGCGGACGTGTTCGACCCGGAGATCATCGTGATCGGCGGCGGCGTCTCGGAGTCGGCCCCGCTGTTCCTGGACGAGGCCCGCGAGCACTACGCGGGCGCGATCACCGGCGCCCGGCACCGGCCGCTGGCCCGGATCCGCACGGCCCACCTGGGCGACGACACGGCGATCGTCGGCGCGGCGGCGCTGGCCGTGGAGATGGCCAAAACCCCGGTCTGA
- a CDS encoding SMI1/KNR4 family protein has protein sequence MTPFEQLKPTFWERGPGEPLSAREFAHAGRELGVRLPLELGELLGLRNGGTVAAHCDAFPTSAPTSYSETHIPFDRLLGVGGRLSLLDSPYLSTEWDLPKRLVVLSGDGHTWVALDYRRSAEPSVTWFDAELESELPLAPSFRAFAEGLVPSASFPEE, from the coding sequence ATGACCCCGTTCGAGCAGCTCAAGCCCACGTTCTGGGAGCGCGGCCCCGGCGAACCGCTGAGCGCCCGCGAGTTCGCCCACGCCGGCCGCGAGCTGGGGGTCCGGCTGCCCCTCGAACTGGGCGAGCTGCTGGGCCTGCGCAACGGCGGCACGGTCGCCGCGCACTGCGACGCCTTCCCGACGAGCGCGCCGACGTCGTACAGCGAGACGCACATCCCGTTCGACCGGCTCCTCGGCGTCGGCGGGCGGCTGTCGCTGCTGGACTCGCCGTACCTGAGCACCGAATGGGACCTGCCGAAGCGGCTGGTGGTGCTGTCCGGCGACGGCCACACCTGGGTGGCGCTGGACTACCGCCGCTCCGCCGAGCCGTCGGTGACGTGGTTCGACGCGGAGCTGGAGTCGGAGCTGCCGCTGGCGCCGTCGTTCCGCGCGTTCGCGGAAGGGCTGGTGCCGTCGGCGAGCTTCCCGGAGGAGTGA
- a CDS encoding NUDIX domain-containing protein: MSQQPSASVFVRCSCGRLHWGRYGAAGLLLFDPARGVLLQRRAWWVHNGSTWALPGGAIEAGETAVDAAAREAFEEAAIPPDAFRALSASVVDHGDWSYTTVLALADNIDAKVANTESAEVRWVDPDDVPGYRLHSGFAAAWPALRPRVGQELVLVVDAANVVGSRPDGWWHDRHGAAERLRDQLARLAEAGLPDPDDPALTWWPRVILVVEGKASGVQPVKGVEVLPADTDGDSKIVEVTGQHREAKVLVATADRELRRRVEALGAATMGPGTLRTQLDRLSP; encoded by the coding sequence GTGAGCCAGCAGCCGTCCGCGAGTGTGTTCGTCCGCTGTTCCTGCGGGCGGCTGCACTGGGGCCGCTACGGCGCCGCCGGCCTGCTGCTGTTCGATCCGGCGCGCGGGGTGCTGCTGCAGCGGCGGGCCTGGTGGGTGCACAACGGCAGCACCTGGGCCCTGCCGGGCGGGGCGATCGAGGCGGGGGAGACCGCCGTCGACGCCGCCGCGCGGGAAGCTTTCGAAGAGGCCGCGATTCCCCCCGACGCGTTCCGGGCGCTTTCCGCGTCCGTGGTGGACCATGGCGACTGGAGTTACACGACCGTCCTCGCGCTGGCCGACAACATCGACGCCAAGGTCGCGAACACCGAGAGTGCGGAGGTGCGCTGGGTGGACCCCGACGACGTCCCGGGCTACCGGCTGCACAGCGGGTTCGCCGCGGCCTGGCCCGCGCTGCGGCCGCGGGTCGGGCAGGAGCTGGTGCTGGTCGTCGACGCGGCCAACGTCGTCGGCTCGCGGCCGGACGGCTGGTGGCACGATCGCCACGGCGCCGCCGAACGCCTGCGTGACCAGCTGGCCCGGCTGGCCGAAGCGGGCTTGCCGGACCCGGACGACCCGGCGCTGACCTGGTGGCCGCGGGTGATCCTGGTCGTCGAGGGCAAGGCGAGCGGCGTGCAGCCCGTCAAAGGCGTGGAGGTCCTGCCGGCCGACACCGACGGCGACTCGAAGATCGTCGAAGTCACCGGGCAGCACCGCGAGGCGAAGGTGCTCGTCGCGACCGCCGACCGTGAACTGCGCCGCCGCGTAGAGGCGCTCGGCGCGGCCACGATGGGCCCCGGCACGCTCCGGACCCAGCTGGACCGGCTCAGTCCTTGA
- a CDS encoding glutamate--cysteine ligase, with amino-acid sequence MNIEFTPSRRSTVGVEWELGLVDRRSGDLSSTAERILDAVRPDGAAEHPKIKQELLLNTIEIITGVCETIGEIKADLNESLEVVHGVADPLGVEMFSAGTHPFSNWYQQKVTDKERYAKLIDRTQWWGRQMLIYGVHIHVGLDHREKVLPVLDALLNYAPHLQALSASSPYWGAEDTGYASNRALIFQQLPTAGLPFQFRKWAELENYVEDMFTTGVIDSFSEIRWDIRPSPQLGTIEMRVCDGLPTLEEVGAIAALTQCLVDDFGERLDDGEILPSLPPWHVQENKWRAARYGTDAIVILDAAGRERLVTDDVCDLLNRLEPVARRLGCEAELRDVETILKYGPSYRRQRAVATQHNGSLKAVVASLVAEMRDGILKD; translated from the coding sequence ATGAACATCGAATTCACGCCTTCACGGCGCTCCACCGTCGGCGTGGAGTGGGAGCTGGGCCTGGTCGACCGGCGCAGCGGCGACCTGTCGTCGACCGCCGAGCGGATCCTCGACGCCGTCCGCCCGGACGGCGCGGCCGAGCACCCGAAGATCAAGCAGGAGCTGCTGCTCAACACCATCGAGATCATCACCGGCGTCTGCGAGACGATCGGCGAGATCAAGGCGGACCTGAACGAGTCGCTCGAGGTCGTGCACGGCGTCGCCGACCCGCTCGGCGTCGAGATGTTCTCGGCCGGCACGCACCCGTTCTCCAACTGGTACCAGCAGAAAGTCACCGACAAGGAGCGCTACGCCAAGCTGATCGACCGCACCCAGTGGTGGGGCCGGCAGATGCTGATCTACGGCGTCCACATCCACGTCGGGCTCGACCACCGTGAGAAGGTCCTGCCGGTGCTCGACGCGCTGCTCAACTACGCGCCGCACCTGCAGGCGCTGTCGGCGTCGTCGCCGTACTGGGGGGCCGAGGACACCGGGTACGCGTCGAACCGCGCGCTGATCTTCCAGCAGCTGCCGACCGCCGGGCTGCCGTTCCAGTTCCGGAAGTGGGCCGAGCTCGAGAACTACGTCGAGGACATGTTCACCACCGGCGTGATCGACAGCTTCTCGGAGATCCGCTGGGACATCCGGCCGTCCCCCCAGCTGGGCACGATCGAGATGCGGGTTTGCGACGGCCTGCCGACGCTGGAGGAGGTCGGCGCGATCGCGGCGCTGACCCAGTGCCTGGTCGACGACTTCGGCGAGCGCCTCGACGACGGCGAGATCCTGCCGTCGCTGCCGCCGTGGCACGTTCAGGAGAACAAGTGGCGCGCGGCGCGCTACGGCACCGACGCGATCGTCATCCTGGACGCGGCGGGGCGCGAGCGGCTGGTCACCGACGACGTCTGCGACCTGCTGAACCGGCTCGAACCGGTGGCGCGGCGGCTGGGCTGCGAGGCCGAGCTGCGCGACGTCGAGACGATCCTGAAGTACGGGCCGAGCTACCGGCGCCAGCGCGCGGTCGCGACGCAGCACAACGGCAGCCTGAAGGCCGTCGTCGCGTCGCTGGTCGCCGAAATGCGCGACGGGATCCTCAAGGACTGA
- a CDS encoding alpha/beta hydrolase produces MGVLAGAEPFGHTGSAETGFLLCHGFTGTPASMRAWGDHLAEAGFTVRCPLLPGHGTRWPDLNRTTWQDWYGAVREALLELLSTCKTVFVGGLSMGGTLTLRLAEEFGDRIAGIVLVNPSVTRLKWDTKLLPVLGRIVPSVPAIANDIKKPGETELAYPRTPVRAAASLAKLWALVRADLPKVTQPVLLLHSAVDHVVEPENSRLVLAGISSADVTEVVLENSYHVATQDNDADVIFTRSVEFAKAHAGQAEETA; encoded by the coding sequence ATGGGCGTGCTCGCCGGCGCGGAACCGTTCGGCCACACCGGTTCGGCCGAGACCGGGTTCCTGCTCTGCCACGGCTTCACCGGTACCCCGGCCAGCATGCGGGCCTGGGGTGACCACCTCGCCGAGGCCGGGTTCACCGTGCGCTGCCCGCTGCTGCCGGGCCACGGCACCCGCTGGCCCGACCTCAACCGCACGACGTGGCAGGACTGGTACGGCGCGGTCCGCGAAGCGCTCCTCGAGCTGCTCTCGACCTGCAAGACCGTCTTCGTCGGCGGGCTCTCGATGGGTGGGACGCTCACGCTGCGCCTGGCCGAGGAGTTCGGCGACCGGATCGCCGGGATCGTCCTGGTCAACCCGTCGGTGACGCGGCTGAAGTGGGACACGAAGCTGCTGCCGGTGCTGGGCCGGATCGTGCCTTCGGTGCCGGCGATCGCGAACGACATCAAGAAGCCGGGCGAGACCGAGCTGGCCTACCCGCGCACGCCGGTGCGGGCCGCGGCGAGCCTGGCGAAGCTGTGGGCGCTCGTGCGCGCCGACCTGCCGAAGGTGACGCAGCCGGTGCTGCTGCTGCACTCGGCGGTCGACCACGTCGTCGAGCCGGAGAACTCGCGGCTGGTGCTGGCGGGGATCTCGAGCGCCGACGTCACCGAAGTCGTGCTGGAGAACAGCTATCACGTGGCGACCCAGGACAACGACGCGGACGTGATCTTCACCCGCAGCGTCGAGTTCGCGAAGGCGCACGCCGGGCAAGCGGAGGAGACCGCATGA